CAGCAGCAAACGTTTTCAGTAATACTTTGAACTGAAAGTGATTGCTGAAGATAAGTTGTTTCCGTTCTAAAAGTGTAATAAGCTTGACTGGTGAGATATCTAAAAACTTCACTCCTGCTTCATATTTAGCTGGTGAATCTAAACCAATTTCCCTTTGCCAGGCAATTTTAACCATAGAAGTAGCTGTGTAACTTATTCCTGGTAAGCAGAACTTAATTTTTTTATGATCCCCAGTTTTTAATGGTTTGTTAATGTAAATTTTGCCACCGCCTCGACTCAGATTAACTACTAAATCATTTTGATCTGAAATCAGTCCTTCTATCTGATAATTTAGTAAGGTGATATGACGCGGAAATTTCCTACGCTCTTTGAGTAAATGAGTGTTAGTCAAATTAATCTCCTGAAAGATAGATGTTAGGAGTTAGGAGTTAGGGGTTAGGGGTTTGGTGTTTGGGGTGCATCTGTTACTTGTAAATCTATAACTAAAGGAAGTGTGGGGCCCAGGCGCGGGCAGTGTGGGGAGGGTGGGGAGAGGGGGAGATAGGAAGATAGGGATATGGGGGAGATTTTTATTAAGGGTAATTGTCATAACATGATATTAGCCTTCTATTGCCGAAGAGTGTTTTTGCAAAAGCGATGCAGAGGTGCGACCCGTGATGGCGAGCAATCCCTTGACCGTAGGTCACGCTACGCGAACGCCATCACGGAAAATGCACCATTACGGTCTTGGGGAGGCAGAGGTGCGACCCGTGATGGCGAGCAATCCCTTGACCGTAGGTCACGCTACGCGAACGCCATCACGGAAAACGCACCATTACGGTCTTGGGGGTTTCCACGGGGCAAACAGCGGTGCGGACGCAGGTTCCGCACACAGCCCCTCCCCATGAGCGACTGCCGTGGTTCCCCTCATGAGCGACTGGATCAAGACAGTGAGATGCACCCGGTGTTTGGTGTTTGGTTAATGGTTAATGAGTAATGGTTTTAGTACTTTATGCCTGATGGTTAATACCTAATGCCTAGAGTCTAGAGCCTAGGGCCTAGGATTTTTTATTAATTTATTATTTTGGTTGTCTTGATGATTAACACCTGTTGAGGATTTTTGATGGTTGAGAGCATGAGGTTTTAGTCCGGTTGCCTAAGTTATAGTTTTGTTTGATTAACCGATTGTAAGTTCGATAGGGCATATATTGCAAAGGATTGTAGCCAGAAAAACGTAATATCAATACACAAGCCCAGGAATACTTGCCAGAAATTATTGCTTCTATAACTTGATTTAATTGTTCAGTACTCATAAATCTATATAAAGGTAGATGCAGCTAAGCAAAGGGTTTACTTCACTGTAGCAACTCCTAAGGAAGTTGTGCTAGGTGAAGTACTGAAATGATAGCAGATGGTAAGATTACCGATCCTGCTGTGTATAAATCTATTCTTTAGACCATAGGTTTGCGTTTAGGTTTGCGTTCAGGTTTGATTTAGTATGATTTATGTATGTTTATGTATACTTTTTTTTGGGGGGTATATGAGCATCCAAAAAATGTTATAATTAGTCATTAACAACGAAAATCAAATTACATTAAAACTGCCATGAACCTTGACAAAGTCCATGGCATTTAACTGATATAATCTCAATGATTAAGGGCTCTTCCGTAAATATTATGCTCAATAAACCCCCAAATCTATTATCGCCTTACTGGGCAAAGATTTGACTTGATAAACATATTTTTCACTCTGAAAGCAATGCCCAGTAATAATTTGAGCATAAGTGAA
The Moorena sp. SIOASIH genome window above contains:
- a CDS encoding PilZ domain-containing protein, with the protein product MTNTHLLKERRKFPRHITLLNYQIEGLISDQNDLVVNLSRGGGKIYINKPLKTGDHKKIKFCLPGISYTATSMVKIAWQREIGLDSPAKYEAGVKFLDISPVKLITLLERKQLIFSNHFQFKVLLKTFAAAACIVSALAQSASTQTLAPGTILSILLESLNDRISWVASQNPTDEASFSWEQSPRQHPMGFKFNQYLVSVDDLESAPDPITMASLVLLGATFLIPCRDLD
- a CDS encoding HetP family heterocyst commitment protein; the encoded protein is MSTEQLNQVIEAIISGKYSWACVLILRFSGYNPLQYMPYRTYNRLIKQNYNLGNRTKTSCSQPSKILNRC